A window of the Hordeum vulgare subsp. vulgare chromosome 5H, MorexV3_pseudomolecules_assembly, whole genome shotgun sequence genome harbors these coding sequences:
- the LOC123452993 gene encoding amino acid transporter ANT1-like — translation MAPEVKVPLLEGRGATPAQTLGNIVVSIVGTGVLGLPFAFRTAGWLAGALGVAGAGAATFYCMLLLLDCRDKLREQETEEDGLGDEQRRHGDGGNYTYGDLGERCFGPVGRHFTEAIIVLCQTGGTVAYLVFIGQNISSVLPALSPATVVLAFLLPAEVALSFVHSLSALAPFSILADACTVLAVAAVVKEDVELLVERGRPFADRSAFAGLWGVPFACGVAVFCFEGFCLTLALEASMSNRAKFRSVLLQAIAGVTVVYVGFGVCGYLAYGDATRDIVTLNLPNNWSTAAVKVVLCVALALTFAVMMHPIHEIVESRLLAPGGWARRRGGFVERAALHLSRVAVVAALAAIACFVPAFGEFAAFVGSTVCALLSFVLPALFHLRVVGPTASTWARAVDYFFLLSGLVFAGHGMYTVLSPQ, via the exons ATGGCGCCGGAAGTGAAGGTGCCGCTGCTGGAGGGGAGGGGCGCGACGCCCGCGCAGACGCTGGGGAACATCGTCGTGTCCATCGTCGGCACCGGCGTGCTCGGCCTGCCCTTCGCCTTCCGCACCGCCGGCTGGCTCGCCGGCGCCCTCGGTGTCGCTGGTGCCGGTGCCGCTACATTCTACTGCATGCTCCTCCTC CTGGATTGCAGGGACAAGCTGCGGGAGCAAGAAACAGAGGAGGACGGGCTCGGAGATGAGCAGCGCCGCCATGGCGATGGCGGCAACTACACCTACGGGGACCTGGGGGAGCGATGCTTCGGCCCCGTCGGCAGGCACTTCACGGAGGCCATCATCGTCCTCTGCCAGACCGGCGGCACCGTGGCGTACCTCGTCTTCATCGGCCAGAACATCAGCTCCGTGCTCCCCGCGCTCTCGCCGGCCACAGTCGTGCTGGCGTTCCTGCTGCCGGCCGAGGTTGCGCTCTCCTTCGTCCACTCCCTCTCCGCGCTCGCGCCCTTCAGCATACTCGCCGACGCCTGCACCGTGCTGGCCGTGGCTGCCGTGGTCAAGGAGGACGTCGAGCTCCTGGTGGAGCGCGGGCGGCCGTTCGCCGATCGGAGCGCGTTCGCGGGGCTATGGGGCGTCCCGTTCGCCTGCGGCGTCGCCGTGTTCTGCTTCGAGGGGTTCTGCCTCACGCTGGCGCTGGAGGCGTCCATGTCGAACAGAGCCAAGTTCAGGTCGGTGCTCCTCCAAGCCATCGCCGGGGTCACGGTTGTGTACGTCGGCTTCGGCGTCTGCGGCTACCTGGCCTACGGCGACGCCACCCGAGACATCGTCACCCTCAACCTCCCGAACAACTGGTCCACCGCCGCCGTCAAGGTGGTGCTgtgcgtcgcgctggcgctcacGTTTGCGGTGATGATGCACCCGATCCACGAGATCGTGGAGTCGCGGCTGCTGGCGCCGGGCGGGTGGGCGCGGAGGCGCGGCGGCTTCGTGGAGCGGGCGGCGCTGCACCTGAGCCGcgtggcggtggtggcggcgctgGCCGCGATAGCGTGCTTCGTGCCGGCGTTCGGGGAGTTCGCGGCGTTCGTGGGGAGCACGGTGTGCGCGCTGCTCTCCTTCGTGCTGCCGGCGCTCTTCCACCTCCGCGTCGTGGGGCCGACGGCGAGCACGTGGGCGCGCGCGGTGGACTACTTTTTCTTGCTCTCCGGCTTGGTGTTTGCCGGTCATGGGATGTACACGGTCTTGTCACCCCAGTGA
- the LOC123452994 gene encoding amino acid transporter ANT1-like isoform X1, producing MTPSTQSKPIQIKKPWKPCIACAIFLSVSPTQPDSVQREPSTCASRRHQPTPTRRHHHRPSESDHPSMAPEVKVPLLEVRGATPAQTLGNIVVSIVGTGVLGLPFAFRTAGWLAGALGVAGAGAATFYCMLLLLDCRDKLREQETEEDGLGDERCRHGDGGNYTYGDLGERGFGPIGRYFTEAIIIIGQTGGSVAYLVFIGQNLSSVLPALSSSTVVLAVLLPAEVALSFVRSLSALAPFSILADACTVLAVAAVVKEDVQLLAERGRPFAGRSAFAGLWGVPFACGVAVFCFEGFCLTLALEASMSNRSRFRPVLLQAIVGVTVVYVGFGVCGYLAYGDATQDIVTLNLPDNWSTAAVKVVLCVGLALTFAVMMYPIHEIVEARLLAPGGWVRKRCGGVVQRAALHLSRVAVVAALAAIACFVPAFGQFVAFVGSTVCALLSFVLPALFHLRVVGPRASPWARAVDYFLLLSGLVFAGHGIYTVLAPSVNY from the exons ATGACCCCATCAACCCAAAGCAAACCGATCCAGATCAAAAAACCTTGGAAACCATGCATCGCGTGCGCCATCTTCCTATCTGTTTCCCCGACGCAACCCGACAGCGTCCAGCGCGAGCCCTCCACATGCGCTAGTCGCCGCCACCAACCAACGCCAACGCGTCGTCATCATCACCG TCCGTCGGAGTCGGACCATCCCTCCATGGCGCCGGAGGTGAAGGTGCCGCTGCTGGAGGTTAGGGGCGCCACGCCCGCGCAGACGCTGGGGAACATCGTCGTGTCCATCGTCGGCACCGGCGTGCTCGGCCTGCCCTTCGCCTTCCGCACCGCGGGGTGGCTCGCCGGCGCCCTCGGggtcgccggcgccggcgccgcaaCCTTCTACTGCATGCTCCTCCTG CTGGATTGCAGGGACAAGCTGCGGGAGCAAGAAACAGAGGAGGACGGGCTCGGAGATGAGCGGTGCCGCCATGGCGATGGCGGCAACTACACCTACGGGGATCTGGGCGAGCGAGGCTTCGGCCCCATCGGTAGGTACTTCACggaggccatcatcatcatcggccaGACCGGCGGCAGCGTGGCCTACCTCGTCTTCATCGGCCAGAACCTCAGCTCCGTGCTCCCCGCGCTCTCGTCGTCCACGGTAGTCCTGGCAGTCCTGCTGCCCGCCGAGGTCGCGCTCTCGTTCGTCCGCTCCCTCTCCGCCTTGGCGCCCTTCAGCATCCTCGCAGACGCCTGCACCGTGCTGGCCGTGGCCGCCGTCGTCAAGGAGGACGTCCAGCTGCTGGCCGAGCGCGGGCGGCCGTTCGCCGGCCGGAGCGCGTTCGCGGGCCTCTGGGGCGTGCCGTTCGCCTGCGGCGTCGCCGTGTTCTGCTTCGAGGGGTTCTGCCTCACGCTGGCGCTGGAGGCGTCCATGTCGAACAGGAGCAGGTTCCGGCCGGTGCTCCTCCAGGCCATCGTCGGGGTCACTGTCGTCTACGTCGGCTTCGGCGTGTGCGGCTACCTTGCCTATGGCGACGCCACCCAGGACATCGTCACCCTCAACCTCCCGGACAACTGGTCTACCGCCGCCGTGAAGGTCGTGCTGTGCGTCGGGCTGGCACTGACGTTCGCGGTGATGATGTACCCGATCCACGAGATCGTGGAGGCGCGGCTGCTGGCGCCGGGAGGGTGGGtgaggaagcgctgcggcggcgtggTCCAGCGGGCGGCGCTGCACTTGAGCCGcgtggcggtggtggcggcgctgGCCGCGATAGCGTGCTTCGTGCCGGCGTTCGGGCAGTTCGTCGCGTTCGTCGGGAGCACGGTGTGCGCGCTGCTCTCCTTCGTGCTGCCGGCGCTCTTCCACCTCCGCGTCGTGGGGCCGAGGGCGAGCCCGTGGGCGCGTGCGGTGGACTACTTTTTGTTGCTCTCCGGTCTGGTGTTTGCCGGCCACGGGATATATACAGTCTTGGCACCCAGTGTCAATTACTAG
- the LOC123452994 gene encoding amino acid transporter ANT1-like isoform X2: MAPEVKVPLLEVRGATPAQTLGNIVVSIVGTGVLGLPFAFRTAGWLAGALGVAGAGAATFYCMLLLLDCRDKLREQETEEDGLGDERCRHGDGGNYTYGDLGERGFGPIGRYFTEAIIIIGQTGGSVAYLVFIGQNLSSVLPALSSSTVVLAVLLPAEVALSFVRSLSALAPFSILADACTVLAVAAVVKEDVQLLAERGRPFAGRSAFAGLWGVPFACGVAVFCFEGFCLTLALEASMSNRSRFRPVLLQAIVGVTVVYVGFGVCGYLAYGDATQDIVTLNLPDNWSTAAVKVVLCVGLALTFAVMMYPIHEIVEARLLAPGGWVRKRCGGVVQRAALHLSRVAVVAALAAIACFVPAFGQFVAFVGSTVCALLSFVLPALFHLRVVGPRASPWARAVDYFLLLSGLVFAGHGIYTVLAPSVNY, encoded by the exons ATGGCGCCGGAGGTGAAGGTGCCGCTGCTGGAGGTTAGGGGCGCCACGCCCGCGCAGACGCTGGGGAACATCGTCGTGTCCATCGTCGGCACCGGCGTGCTCGGCCTGCCCTTCGCCTTCCGCACCGCGGGGTGGCTCGCCGGCGCCCTCGGggtcgccggcgccggcgccgcaaCCTTCTACTGCATGCTCCTCCTG CTGGATTGCAGGGACAAGCTGCGGGAGCAAGAAACAGAGGAGGACGGGCTCGGAGATGAGCGGTGCCGCCATGGCGATGGCGGCAACTACACCTACGGGGATCTGGGCGAGCGAGGCTTCGGCCCCATCGGTAGGTACTTCACggaggccatcatcatcatcggccaGACCGGCGGCAGCGTGGCCTACCTCGTCTTCATCGGCCAGAACCTCAGCTCCGTGCTCCCCGCGCTCTCGTCGTCCACGGTAGTCCTGGCAGTCCTGCTGCCCGCCGAGGTCGCGCTCTCGTTCGTCCGCTCCCTCTCCGCCTTGGCGCCCTTCAGCATCCTCGCAGACGCCTGCACCGTGCTGGCCGTGGCCGCCGTCGTCAAGGAGGACGTCCAGCTGCTGGCCGAGCGCGGGCGGCCGTTCGCCGGCCGGAGCGCGTTCGCGGGCCTCTGGGGCGTGCCGTTCGCCTGCGGCGTCGCCGTGTTCTGCTTCGAGGGGTTCTGCCTCACGCTGGCGCTGGAGGCGTCCATGTCGAACAGGAGCAGGTTCCGGCCGGTGCTCCTCCAGGCCATCGTCGGGGTCACTGTCGTCTACGTCGGCTTCGGCGTGTGCGGCTACCTTGCCTATGGCGACGCCACCCAGGACATCGTCACCCTCAACCTCCCGGACAACTGGTCTACCGCCGCCGTGAAGGTCGTGCTGTGCGTCGGGCTGGCACTGACGTTCGCGGTGATGATGTACCCGATCCACGAGATCGTGGAGGCGCGGCTGCTGGCGCCGGGAGGGTGGGtgaggaagcgctgcggcggcgtggTCCAGCGGGCGGCGCTGCACTTGAGCCGcgtggcggtggtggcggcgctgGCCGCGATAGCGTGCTTCGTGCCGGCGTTCGGGCAGTTCGTCGCGTTCGTCGGGAGCACGGTGTGCGCGCTGCTCTCCTTCGTGCTGCCGGCGCTCTTCCACCTCCGCGTCGTGGGGCCGAGGGCGAGCCCGTGGGCGCGTGCGGTGGACTACTTTTTGTTGCTCTCCGGTCTGGTGTTTGCCGGCCACGGGATATATACAGTCTTGGCACCCAGTGTCAATTACTAG
- the LOC123452995 gene encoding uncharacterized protein LOC123452995: MLEKIGLPPKPSMRGATWVLDASNCQGCAAQFSLFTRKHHCQRCGGLFCSSCTQQRMVLRGQGDSPVRICDPCKKLEEAARYELRYGHKNRAGKASTKPASKPEDEILSELLGGDSVHGQLSRRESLGSEAPGRTVSTASASSSGSRKASVDGNGDGSLSTEAQNYELNNTASIFTPEELRQQAVEEKGKYKILKSEGKPEEALRAFKHGKELERQAAALELELRKSRRMATKAPIVSAVVGTQKIEDYDDAVTKKAPSGKSVRKEKNDLASELKDLGWSDADLHDETRPTAMSVEGELSQILREVAPKTSEGKKAGGIDKSQVNALKRQALVLKREGKLAEAKEELKKAKILERQLEEQEILGEAEESDDDLAAIIHNMDDDNQDDILYDNSRLPAINFEQILAVSDDLNFDGNFDVTDEDINDPAMAAALKSFGWSEDGDNQMDSHAPVSSLNREAVKEQVLALKREAVSHKKAGNVAEAMSLLKKAKLLEKDLETEQPESEVLFPGQKITHTEDIRVTEINTRRVSAPKSKLAIQRELLALKKKALALRREGKVDEAEEELKKGSILEKQLEELESSSNRSVARENMGFSSKSPLNAEPPSLDFADESYEPEVTDNDMQDPALLSVLKNMGWEDDDNDSVKTTDKPLNRLPIVAQKPKKNKGQIQKELLAIKRKALAFRREGKNTEAEEELEKAKVLEEQLAEIEELANSTASQKGSGPGEHETMENKYDIQHVPNIHATASSIKHALKEDVLLPVNASELSASIDTVASSGSKPQTETVISQPTHNSKVTSDGAYSAFSRSPAADQLQTAEALHSPSDVDHKEPPKPHGGDTLRDDILLHKRKAVAFKREGKLAEAREELKLAKLLEKRLEAPQQDIEDGAHELTTSVVQQSNSIQQSASISTHTSPLTYAPPAQENKSVEPQKAMSSRDRLRIQRESLTHKRNALKLRREGKTAEADAEFELAKSLESQLEESDSQGSNSGGKSTEASDAFVEDLIDPQMMSALKSIGWSAADLSTQSPSLQPPVKAEARPTVAATSKAQTERSQLEEQIKAEKLKALTLKREGKQAEALEALRSAKRLEKKLASLS; the protein is encoded by the exons ATGTTGGAGAAGATCGGGTTGCCGCCGAAGCCCTCGATGCGAGGGGCGACCTGGGTGCTGGACGCGTCAAACTGCCAGGGCTGTGCCGCTCAGTTCTCCTTGTTTACACGGAAG CATCATTGCCAAAGATGTGGAGGCCTCTTCTGCAGCAGTTGCACCCAGCAGAGGATGGTATTACGTGGACAGGGTGACTCACCtgttcgaatctgtgatccttgcaaAAAACTCGAGGAAGCAGCACGCTATGAGTTGAGATACGGACACAAAAATAGAGCCGGGAAAG CTAGCACAAAACCAGCTTCTAAACCAGAGGATGAAATACTTAGTGAACTTCTTGGAGGTGATAGTGTGCACGGTCAACTTTCTCGTAGGGAATCTCTGGGTTCTGAGGCTCCTGGGAGAACCGTAAGCACTGCCAGTGCATCCAGTTCGGGTTCCAGAAAAGCCAGTGTGGATGGGAATGGTGACGGAAGCCTTTCCACTGAAGCACAAAACTATGAACTCAACAACACTGCATCCATTTTTACTCCGGAAGAACTGCGTCAACAAGCAGTAGAAGAGAAGGGAAAGTACAAAATACTAAAGTCAGAAGGAAAACCTGAGGAAGCACTGCGGGCATTCAAGCATGGCAAAGAGCTTGAGAGGCAAGCCGCAGCACTTGAATTAGAATTGAGGAAGAGCAGGAGAATGGCGACAAAAGCTCCCATTGTTAGTGCCGTTGTTGGTACCCAGAAGATTGAGGATTATGATGACGCTGTAACAAAAAAGGCTCCAAGTGGGAAAAGTGTtagaaaagaaaagaatgatcTTGCTTCTGAACTCAAAGATCTAGGCTGGTCAGATGCAGATCTTCATGATGAAACAAGGCCAACTGCTATGAGTGTTGAAGGAGAGCTGTCACAGATTCTTAGAGAAGTAGCACCAAAGACATCAGAGGGCAAGAAAGCTGGTGGTATTGACAAATCCCAGGTTAATGCTCTGAAGAGACAGGCCCTAGTGCTGAAGCGTGAAGGTAAACTTGCTGAAGCAAAGGAAGAGCTGAAGAAGGCTAAAATTTTGGAAAGACAATTGGAAGAACAGGAGATTCTGGGCGAGGCGGAAGAGTCTGATGATGATTTGGCTGCAATTATTCATAACATGGATGATGATAACCAGGATGACATATTATACGACAATTCAAGACTACCTGCTATCAATTTCGAACAAATTCTGGCTGTCTCTGATGATCTTAACTTTGATGGCAATTTCGATGTTACAGACGAGGACATCAACGACCCAGCTATGGCTGCTGCCCTAAAATCATTTGGTTGGAGTGAAGATGGTGACAACCAAATGGACAGCCATGCACCTGTTTCTTCTTTGAATCGAGAGGCAGTAAAGGAACAAGTGCTTGCTCTGAAAAGAGAGGCTGTTTCTCACAAGAAGGCTGGTAATGTTGCAGAGGCCATGTCATTGCTTAAAAAGGCAAAGCTACTTGAGAAGGATTTGGAAACTGAACAGCCGGAGTCGGAGGTCCTTTTTCCAGGACAGAAAATTACACACACTGAAGATATCAGAGTCACAGAGATTAACACGCGTCGTGTATCAGCACCGAAAAGTAAGCTTGCAATTCAGAGGGAGCTGCTAGCTCTGAAAAAGAAGGCACTAGCGTTGAGAAGGGAAGGAAAGGTTGATGAGGCTGAGGAAGAGTTGAAGAAAGGCAGTATTCTTGAGAAGCAACTCGAAGAACTTGAAAGCTCTTCCAATAGATCTGTAGCCAGGGAAAACATGGGCTTTAGTTCGAAGTCCCCACTTAATGCTGAACCCCCTAGTCTGGATTTTGCTGATGAAAGCTATGAACCTGAGGTGACAGACAATGACATGCAGGATCCAGCATTGCTGTCTGTGTTGAAAAATATGGGatgggaagatgatgataatgattcTGTGAAAACAACAGATAAACCATTGAATCGTTTACCTATAGTTGCCCAGAAGCCAAAGAAGAATAAGGGTCAGATTCAGAAGGAACTGCTTGCTATCAAAAGGAAGGCTCTTGCATTTAGGCGTGAAGGGAAGAATACAGAAGCTGAAGAGGAACTAGAGAAGGCGAAGGTCTTGGAGGAGCAACTTGCAGAGATAGAAGAATTGGCTAACTCAACTGCTTCTCAAAAAGGTTCAGGTCCTGGTGAACATGAGACTATGGAAAATAAATATGATATTCAGCATGTCCCTAATATTCATGCTACTGCATCTTCAATAAAACATGCATTGAAGGAGGATGTTTTGTTGCCAGTGAATGCATCTGAACTTAGTGCGTCAATAGATACTGTAGCTAGTTCTGGAAGCAAACCACAAACTGAAACAGTCATTTCCCAACCTACTCACAATTCAAAGGTAACTAGTGATGGAGCATACTCGGCCTTCTCCAGGTCACCTGCTGCTGATCAGTTGCAAACTGCAGAAGCATTGCATTCACCTTCAGATGTTGATCATAAAGAACCTCCGAAGCCACATGGAGGCGACACACTCAGAGATGATATCTTACTCCATAAGAGAAAAGCAGTTGCTTTTAAGAGAGAAGGGAAGTTGGCAGAAGCTAGAGAAGAATTGAAACTAGCAAAACTCCTAGAGAAGCGTCTTGAAGCCCCTCAACAAGACATTGAGGATGGCGCGCATGAGTTAACGACATCAGTTGTGCAGCAGAGCAATTCGATCCAGCAATCCGCCAGCATCAGCACTCACACCAGCCCGTTGACCTATGCCCCTCCGGCACAGGAGAACAAGTCAGTTGAGCCTCAAAAGGCAATGTCTAGCCGAGACCGTCTCAGGATCCAACGCGAGTCCCTGACTCACAAGCGCAATGCCCTCAAGTTGAGGAGAGAAGGAAAGACTGCAGAAGCAGATGCGGAATTCGAATTAGCCAAGTCACTAGAGAGCCAACTGGAAGAGTCGGACAGCCAGGGTTCGAATTCTGGAGGAAAATCAACTGAAGCAAGTGACGCATTTGTGGAAGATCTTATTGATCCTCAAATGATGTCTGCCCTGAAATCCATCGGCTGGAGCGCAGCTGACCTGTCCACGCAATCTCCGAGCCTGCAACCACCGGTGAAAGCAGAGGCAAGGCCAACCGTGGCGGCTACAAGCAAGGCTCAGACTGAGAGAAGTCAGCTCGAGGAACAGATAAAGGCTGAGAAACTGAAGGCCCTGACCTTGAAGCGGGAAGGGAAGCAGGCAGAGGCTCTGGAGGCCCTTCGCTCAGCAAAGCGCCTGGAGAAGAAGTTGGCCTCACTCAGCTAA